A region from the Aquimarina sp. ERC-38 genome encodes:
- a CDS encoding IS5 family transposase — protein sequence MTKHSKKRAPTPKYVSQNQLVLEGFESPFERELNPANRWVRLAKLLPWDELCSIYRKHFPEKSTGRPDLSPRVVLGSIIIKHLCNLDDRETVDQISENIYMQYFLGYSSFSDAPAFDPSLFVEFRKRLGLEQINAINQRILQIKREAEQIREKGSNDARDDGEDPPHKGTLIVDATVCPQDIAYPTDLNLLNDAREKSESLLDIAYKLSPLETKPRNYREKARKEYLKTAQKKRKTHKEIRSAIGKQLKYLHRNIRSIEGILDTLDRIPFDRQEYKYWLVIQELYRQQKLMYDTKTKSVDHRIVSIHQPHVRPIVRGKTNAKVEFGAKINMALVDGFSFLDDTSWEAYNEGTRLKDCVEKYRKRFGHYPKNVLVDKIYCTRENRKYLKEKGINLRAKPLGRPSKKALSNQVSLGERNPIEGKFGQAKTAYGLNRIRARLENTSESWIASIILVLNLVHLAEVALYWIKAILFSENFIHKQKQTNSIINLKINEG from the coding sequence ATGACAAAACATTCAAAAAAGCGTGCACCTACTCCCAAATATGTAAGTCAAAACCAGTTGGTTTTAGAAGGTTTTGAGAGTCCTTTTGAGAGAGAATTGAACCCTGCTAACCGTTGGGTTCGTTTGGCTAAGCTACTTCCTTGGGATGAACTGTGTTCCATTTATCGCAAACATTTTCCGGAAAAATCGACAGGCCGTCCTGATTTAAGCCCAAGAGTTGTTTTGGGGTCAATCATCATCAAACATTTATGCAATTTAGATGATAGGGAGACGGTTGATCAGATTTCTGAGAACATCTATATGCAGTATTTTTTAGGCTATTCTTCATTTAGTGATGCACCTGCGTTCGACCCTTCTCTTTTCGTAGAGTTCCGCAAGCGTCTTGGCCTGGAACAGATTAATGCTATTAACCAGCGAATTTTACAAATAAAACGAGAAGCAGAACAAATTAGAGAAAAAGGATCAAATGATGCAAGGGATGATGGTGAAGACCCACCTCACAAAGGGACTTTGATCGTTGATGCAACAGTTTGTCCACAAGATATAGCATATCCTACGGATCTAAATTTGCTCAATGATGCGCGCGAGAAATCCGAATCATTGTTGGATATTGCCTATAAACTTTCCCCTTTAGAGACTAAACCGAGGAACTACAGGGAAAAAGCAAGGAAAGAATATCTAAAGACAGCGCAAAAGAAAAGAAAAACACATAAAGAGATACGGTCTGCTATAGGGAAGCAATTAAAGTATCTCCATAGGAATATACGTTCCATCGAAGGTATTTTGGATACCCTTGACCGGATCCCTTTCGATAGGCAAGAGTATAAATATTGGCTGGTCATCCAGGAACTCTACAGGCAACAAAAGTTGATGTACGATACTAAGACCAAAAGTGTAGACCATAGGATTGTGAGCATTCACCAACCCCATGTTCGTCCCATAGTGCGTGGGAAAACAAATGCAAAAGTGGAGTTTGGTGCCAAGATAAACATGGCACTGGTAGATGGTTTTTCATTTTTGGATGATACTAGTTGGGAAGCCTACAATGAGGGTACCAGATTGAAAGATTGTGTGGAGAAGTACCGAAAGCGGTTTGGTCATTATCCAAAGAACGTTTTGGTTGACAAAATATATTGTACCCGAGAGAACCGTAAGTACCTAAAAGAAAAAGGGATCAATCTCAGGGCCAAACCCCTTGGAAGGCCCTCCAAAAAGGCTTTGTCAAATCAAGTAAGCCTTGGGGAACGTAATCCAATTGAAGGAAAGTTTGGTCAAGCAAAGACAGCATATGGTTTAAACCGTATAAGGGCAAGGCTTGAAAATACCAGTGAGTCTTGGATTGCAAGTATCATATTAGTGCTCAACTTAGTCCATTTGGCTGAGGTGGCACTCTATTGGATAAAAGCAATCTTATTCAGTGAAAACTTTATTCATAAACAAAAACAAACCAATTCGATCATAAACTTGAAAATCAATGAAGGCTGA
- a CDS encoding alpha/beta hydrolase, protein MEKEITYHSTNTYSTLFSLTLKTNKIWLVFHGIGYLSRYFIRFFQELDPTTNYVIAPQAPSKYYKDFSYKKIGSSWLTKENTTIEIENNLQYIHAIFTKEEIPLEKELVVIGYSQGVSMASRWIANYKINPSYFFIISGAFPKELNQKHFLHLTNTSKLIHIVGENDPYFEKKNIELEKLRVGQILPNIRFKTHPGGHELNLNSIVEEIK, encoded by the coding sequence ATGGAAAAGGAAATTACTTATCATAGTACCAATACATACAGCACCTTGTTTAGCTTAACTCTCAAGACTAACAAGATTTGGTTAGTATTTCATGGTATTGGTTATCTCAGTAGGTATTTTATCCGATTTTTTCAAGAATTAGATCCTACAACTAATTATGTTATTGCTCCTCAAGCTCCTTCTAAATACTATAAAGACTTTTCTTACAAAAAAATAGGTTCGAGTTGGCTAACCAAAGAAAATACCACAATAGAAATTGAAAACAATCTTCAGTATATCCATGCTATTTTTACTAAAGAAGAAATTCCGTTAGAGAAAGAATTGGTTGTTATAGGATATTCTCAAGGTGTAAGTATGGCTAGTAGGTGGATTGCAAATTACAAAATTAATCCTTCTTATTTTTTTATCATTTCCGGAGCATTTCCGAAGGAACTAAATCAAAAACATTTTCTTCATCTCACCAATACTTCGAAATTAATTCATATTGTTGGGGAAAATGATCCGTATTTTGAAAAGAAAAATATCGAACTTGAAAAGCTAAGAGTTGGCCAAATATTACCCAATATAAGATTTAAAACCCATCCGGGGGGACATGAATTGAATTTGAATAGTATTGTAGAGGAAATTAAGTAG
- a CDS encoding PaaI family thioesterase, which produces METLDITYTDVGEDFLVAKMPVTPRVYQPDGVLHGGAMVALAESVGSAASYLFLDTKKVAVRGIEIAANHVKSVKEGFVYATATVLHKGRTTQLWDIKIRNEEKQLVSVVKLTTLAIPKIQ; this is translated from the coding sequence ATGGAAACTTTAGATATAACATACACAGATGTAGGCGAAGACTTTTTAGTTGCAAAAATGCCGGTTACTCCAAGAGTATATCAACCGGATGGGGTTTTACATGGAGGTGCTATGGTAGCTTTAGCTGAAAGTGTAGGTAGTGCTGCTTCTTATCTGTTTTTAGATACTAAAAAAGTAGCCGTAAGAGGTATTGAAATCGCAGCTAATCATGTAAAAAGTGTAAAGGAAGGTTTTGTATATGCAACAGCTACCGTATTACATAAAGGCAGAACTACACAGCTTTGGGATATAAAAATCAGAAACGAAGAAAAACAATTAGTATCTGTAGTGAAGCTAACAACACTGGCGATTCCTAAAATTCAGTAA
- a CDS encoding chorismate-binding protein, with translation MDITKLKHKVQQHLEGKKPLVLFKKPEDKNIKGYFQKDTNCYYVSDSYNNGFVFCPFDATEAKIIFPTSQCEVINTSLIEESVTGHKVPVASIDLKLNTEDDKIRHIELVRKAKHAIDSQFFKKVVVSRKLQYTIDQPDHFLIFQKLCQKYPEAMTYFWYHPKVGLWFGATPELLLGNKNSYYVTTALAGTRKVDNLEVAWQSKEKEEQQIVTDFIVQNLSKEFKNIKRIGPATVRAGNLLHLKTDIFIEEAISNNKILSIISLLHPTPAVCGLPRQAAFNFIQENEGYHRKFYTGYLGEINEGEPHKKVTLYVNLRCMEIVQDQLNIYVGGGITAQSDPEKEWLETIHKSETMTKVLFSS, from the coding sequence TTGGATATAACTAAACTAAAGCATAAAGTACAACAGCACTTAGAAGGAAAAAAACCTCTAGTTTTATTTAAAAAACCGGAGGATAAAAATATTAAAGGATATTTTCAAAAAGATACAAACTGTTATTATGTAAGTGATTCTTATAATAATGGATTTGTATTTTGTCCTTTCGATGCTACAGAAGCCAAAATTATTTTTCCAACCAGTCAATGTGAAGTTATAAATACCTCTTTAATAGAGGAGAGTGTAACAGGTCATAAAGTTCCGGTCGCCTCTATTGATTTAAAATTAAATACAGAAGATGATAAAATAAGACATATAGAATTAGTCCGTAAAGCAAAGCATGCTATTGATAGTCAGTTTTTTAAAAAAGTAGTAGTATCTAGAAAATTGCAGTATACCATTGATCAACCGGATCACTTTTTAATTTTTCAGAAGTTGTGTCAAAAATATCCCGAAGCCATGACCTACTTCTGGTATCATCCTAAAGTAGGATTATGGTTTGGAGCTACACCTGAATTATTATTAGGTAATAAAAATTCTTACTACGTAACTACAGCACTTGCTGGTACTAGAAAAGTAGATAATTTAGAGGTTGCATGGCAGTCTAAAGAAAAGGAAGAACAGCAAATTGTCACGGATTTTATTGTACAAAATCTGTCCAAAGAATTCAAGAATATAAAACGTATAGGGCCAGCAACAGTAAGAGCGGGTAATTTATTACATTTAAAAACGGATATTTTTATTGAAGAAGCCATTTCTAATAATAAAATACTATCAATTATTAGCCTGCTGCATCCCACTCCGGCGGTTTGTGGTTTGCCAAGACAAGCTGCATTCAATTTTATTCAAGAAAACGAAGGGTATCACCGTAAATTTTACACCGGGTATCTAGGAGAAATTAATGAAGGTGAACCACATAAAAAAGTTACCCTTTATGTAAATTTAAGATGTATGGAAATTGTACAGGATCAACTGAATATTTATGTAGGTGGTGGAATTACTGCACAGTCTGACCCGGAAAAAGAATGGTTAGAAACCATACACAAGTCTGAAACTATGACTAAAGTTTTATTTAGTAGCTAA
- the menD gene encoding 2-succinyl-5-enolpyruvyl-6-hydroxy-3-cyclohexene-1-carboxylic-acid synthase has product MATRIYSAIPLSQTIVALCAAKEISNIVISPGSRNAPLIIEFSNHPDMNCYSIVDERCAAFFALGMAQQLQKPTALVCTSGSALLNYYPAIAEAFYSDIPLIVLSADRPIERIDIGDGQTIRQKNAFEKHILYSANLYSEIVPQEPSTDIKILQKQKESQKHNEREINLAINKAITHQGPVHINIPFYEPLYNTTTKALVTPKSLPLKKETFILSEEVKNDMLARWNKATRKIILIGVNHPDPLLNMWMDYFAKDSSVLVLTETTSNVHHQTHIQCIDRLITPLTTQEFKELQPEILITFGGMVVSKRIKAFLRKYQPETHWHIDPIKAFDTYFCLTEHIKEIPSVFFSYFFNTNVRSTSGSYKQHWLAIDRKRAYKQKEYEATIPFSDFKAYQLIFERIPHDMQIQLSNSSTIRYAQLFPTDPSHTVFCNRGTSGIDGSTSTAIGAALYANREVTLITGDLSFFYDSNALWNAYIPATFRIILINNSGGGIFRILPGKEESESFKTFFETVHHLTAEHLCKMFNFTYHQAKNEEEVIKGLQSLYSSAKRPKLLEIITSRTVNDKVLLDYFKNLC; this is encoded by the coding sequence ATGGCTACTCGCATTTATTCGGCTATACCTTTATCACAAACGATTGTTGCCCTTTGTGCAGCTAAAGAAATAAGCAACATTGTAATTTCACCCGGATCAAGAAACGCTCCTTTAATTATAGAATTTTCAAACCATCCTGATATGAATTGTTATAGTATTGTGGATGAACGTTGTGCTGCTTTTTTTGCCTTGGGAATGGCACAACAACTTCAAAAACCTACTGCATTGGTGTGTACTTCGGGGAGTGCCTTGCTAAATTATTATCCTGCAATTGCCGAAGCCTTTTATAGCGATATCCCTTTAATCGTATTAAGTGCGGATCGTCCTATTGAACGTATTGATATTGGTGATGGTCAAACCATTCGGCAAAAGAATGCGTTTGAAAAACATATTTTGTATTCAGCTAATCTATATTCTGAAATTGTGCCTCAAGAACCCAGTACGGATATTAAAATTTTACAGAAACAAAAGGAATCTCAAAAACACAACGAACGCGAAATCAACCTGGCGATTAACAAGGCAATAACGCATCAGGGTCCGGTTCATATTAACATTCCTTTTTATGAACCTTTATATAACACTACTACAAAAGCCCTGGTTACGCCTAAAAGTTTACCACTTAAAAAAGAAACCTTTATACTGTCCGAAGAGGTTAAGAATGACATGTTAGCAAGATGGAATAAGGCTACTCGTAAAATAATATTGATTGGAGTAAATCATCCGGATCCTTTGCTGAATATGTGGATGGATTATTTTGCCAAAGATAGTTCGGTATTGGTTTTAACTGAAACCACCTCTAATGTTCATCATCAAACGCACATCCAATGTATTGACCGCCTGATTACACCATTAACAACTCAGGAATTTAAGGAATTGCAACCAGAGATCTTAATTACATTTGGTGGTATGGTAGTTTCTAAGCGTATCAAAGCGTTTTTACGAAAATATCAACCGGAAACGCACTGGCATATTGATCCGATCAAAGCTTTTGATACCTACTTCTGTTTGACAGAACATATAAAAGAAATTCCGTCAGTTTTTTTTAGTTACTTTTTCAATACAAACGTTCGTAGTACTTCTGGTTCTTATAAGCAACACTGGTTAGCAATAGATCGTAAAAGAGCATATAAACAGAAAGAATACGAAGCTACAATACCTTTTTCGGATTTTAAAGCATATCAATTGATATTCGAACGTATTCCTCATGATATGCAAATACAACTTAGCAATAGTTCAACAATCCGATATGCCCAGCTATTTCCGACCGACCCGTCGCATACTGTTTTTTGCAATAGGGGCACGAGTGGTATCGATGGTAGTACTTCTACCGCTATTGGAGCTGCCCTTTATGCTAATAGAGAAGTGACGTTGATTACCGGTGACCTTAGTTTTTTCTATGATAGTAATGCTTTATGGAATGCATACATACCTGCTACCTTTAGAATTATTCTAATCAACAATTCGGGAGGAGGAATTTTTAGAATTTTACCAGGTAAAGAAGAATCTGAAAGTTTTAAAACTTTTTTTGAAACAGTACATCATTTGACGGCTGAGCATCTCTGTAAAATGTTTAATTTTACCTATCATCAGGCTAAAAATGAAGAAGAAGTTATAAAAGGTTTACAATCGTTGTATAGTAGTGCTAAACGTCCTAAACTACTGGAAATTATCACTTCACGAACTGTTAACGATAAAGTGTTACTTGATTATTTTAAGAATTTATGTTAA
- a CDS encoding DUF2853 family protein: MSKREALITKYAEEIKSKFSEEPDMDLLTKVVIGCGPAIYGKDASTVSGGNEKEMETVKNNFIKKKLGITDESKVNEALDSVMDAYGKSNKNRYRAVVYYMLTKHFGKEEIYK, from the coding sequence ATGAGTAAAAGAGAAGCATTAATTACTAAATATGCCGAAGAAATTAAATCAAAATTTAGTGAAGAGCCGGATATGGATCTTTTAACAAAAGTCGTTATCGGTTGCGGACCCGCAATTTATGGTAAAGATGCCTCTACGGTATCCGGAGGTAACGAGAAAGAAATGGAAACCGTTAAAAATAATTTTATTAAGAAAAAGTTGGGTATAACTGACGAAAGTAAAGTTAATGAAGCTTTGGATTCAGTTATGGATGCTTACGGTAAATCTAATAAAAACAGATACCGGGCAGTCGTATACTATATGCTTACTAAACATTTTGGTAAAGAAGAAATTTACAAATAG
- a CDS encoding S1 RNA-binding domain-containing protein gives MLTLGTYQTLELIKVRDQGAYLIDDKENEVLLPNKYLPEDFEIGQTIKVFLYLDHEERITATTLQPYITLHSFALLKCTQSNEVGAFLDWGLEKELFVPFKEQAVKMKSGKKYLIYLYLDEKSDRLVASSKTNKFLDNSLVLVSAWDKVDLIASHPSPHGWNMIVNQKYLGLVYEDEIFQAISVGDQMEGWIKKVRPDGKIDLTLQQHGFRSIEPNAEQILKELKAHGGFIDLNDKSDPEAIKEVFQLSKKSFKKAIGNLYKSRLITIDTEGIHLIEKA, from the coding sequence ATGTTAACTTTAGGAACCTATCAAACATTAGAATTGATAAAAGTAAGAGATCAGGGAGCTTATTTAATTGATGATAAAGAAAATGAAGTCTTGCTACCTAATAAGTACCTTCCGGAAGATTTTGAAATTGGTCAAACTATAAAAGTATTTCTATACCTCGATCATGAAGAGCGTATTACTGCAACAACGCTTCAACCCTATATTACCTTACATTCTTTTGCTTTGTTAAAATGTACACAATCAAATGAGGTAGGTGCTTTTTTAGATTGGGGCTTGGAAAAGGAATTATTTGTACCTTTTAAAGAACAGGCAGTAAAAATGAAATCCGGAAAGAAATACCTGATATATCTTTATCTCGACGAAAAATCAGATAGGTTGGTAGCTTCCAGCAAGACTAATAAATTCTTAGACAATTCTTTAGTCCTGGTTTCTGCCTGGGATAAAGTGGATTTAATTGCTTCGCATCCTTCTCCTCACGGATGGAATATGATTGTAAATCAAAAATATCTGGGCTTAGTCTATGAAGATGAAATTTTTCAAGCCATTTCGGTAGGAGATCAAATGGAGGGCTGGATTAAAAAGGTAAGACCTGACGGGAAAATAGATCTAACACTTCAACAACATGGTTTTAGGAGTATTGAACCCAATGCAGAACAAATTTTAAAAGAGCTAAAGGCACATGGCGGATTTATTGATTTAAATGATAAGTCTGATCCGGAAGCTATTAAAGAAGTTTTTCAGCTCAGTAAAAAGAGTTTTAAAAAGGCCATTGGAAATTTATATAAATCACGCCTAATTACAATCGATACCGAAGGTATACACCTTATCGAGAAAGCATAA
- a CDS encoding 1,4-dihydroxy-2-naphthoyl-CoA synthase: MSEIAWKVVKEFEDITYKKAEGVARIAFNRPNVRNAFRPKTVSELFECFLDAREDTSIGVVLLSGEGPSTKDGVFSFCSGGDQNARGHQGYVDQEGTPRLNILEVQRLIRFMPKVVIAVVPGWAVGGGHSLHTVCDLTLASKEHAIFKQTDADVTSFDGGYGSAYLAKMVGQKRAREIFFLGRNYSAQDAYEMGMVNAVIPHEELETTAYEWAQEILAKSPTSIKMLKFAFNATDDGMVGQQVFAGEATRLAYMTDEAKEGRNAFLEKRKPNFKNIKWIP, from the coding sequence ATGAGCGAGATTGCCTGGAAAGTAGTTAAAGAATTTGAAGATATTACCTATAAAAAAGCGGAGGGGGTGGCGCGTATTGCTTTTAACCGTCCAAATGTTAGAAACGCTTTTAGACCTAAAACCGTTAGCGAACTATTTGAATGTTTTCTGGATGCCAGAGAGGATACATCTATCGGAGTAGTCTTGCTGTCAGGAGAAGGACCTTCTACTAAAGACGGAGTATTTTCTTTTTGTAGTGGTGGAGATCAGAATGCCAGGGGACATCAGGGATATGTAGATCAGGAGGGCACACCGCGTCTTAATATACTCGAAGTACAACGACTTATACGCTTTATGCCGAAGGTGGTAATTGCAGTCGTACCGGGATGGGCAGTAGGAGGAGGGCATAGCCTACATACGGTCTGCGATCTTACTTTGGCTAGTAAAGAACATGCGATTTTTAAACAAACCGATGCGGATGTGACTAGTTTTGATGGTGGGTACGGATCTGCATATTTGGCAAAGATGGTAGGGCAAAAACGTGCTCGTGAAATTTTCTTTTTAGGTAGAAACTACAGTGCGCAAGATGCTTATGAAATGGGAATGGTGAATGCCGTAATACCACATGAAGAGTTGGAAACAACGGCTTATGAGTGGGCACAGGAAATTTTAGCTAAATCGCCTACGTCTATTAAAATGCTAAAGTTTGCGTTTAACGCTACCGATGATGGAATGGTAGGTCAACAGGTTTTTGCAGGAGAAGCTACCCGATTAGCTTATATGACAGATGAAGCTAAAGAGGGTCGAAACGCTTTTTTAGAAAAACGAAAACCTAACTTTAAAAATATAAAATGGATTCCATAG
- a CDS encoding alpha-ketoacid dehydrogenase subunit alpha/beta, with product MQAETASSTSISFEEYKNQVLEDYKIALLSRECSLLGRREVLTGKSKFGIFGGGKELPQIAMARVFQNGDFRSGYYRDQTFMMAIEQYSIQEFFAGLYAHADIEKEPFAAGRQMGGHFATHSLNPDGSWKKLTAQKNSSSDISCTAGQMPRLLGLAQASKVYRGEKSVASGYEDFSIQGNEVAWGTIGNASTSEGLFWETVNAGGVLQVPMVISIWDDDYGISVHSKHQTTKEDISLILEGFQRDDTHKGYEIITVNGWDYPALVTAYEKANQVARNEHVPVIVHVKELTQPQGHSTSGSHERYKSEERLNWEREYDCNKKFKDWILDKKIATHEELLALEKEAKKNVRQGKAQAWYEYTSKIKEERNTAVTHLEAILDKSEHRKFIVPLVQTLKAKEEPIRCDIIETSRKTLRYLIHEDFSEKLGMQQWLHAYMKEVEAKYSTHLYNDYESAAIHIKEVKPEYTADSPEVDGRIIIRDNFDLLLESQSNLLIFGEDSGKIGDVNQGLEGLQKKYGDIRVADTGIREPTIIGQGVGMAMRGLRPIAEIQYLDYILYALQILSDDLASLRYRTFARQKAPVIVRTRGHRLEGIWHSGSQMGGLLSLLRGILLLVPRNMVKAAGFYNTLLDSDEPAIVVECLNGYRIKEQKPANLSEIRTPIGVVETVKEGSDITLVSYGSTLRLVEETAVELQKVHIDVEIIDVQSLMPFDLNHDILESVKKTNRVLLIDEDVPGGATGYMLHKLLDEQNIYSYLDSKPQTLTAKDHRPAFGTDGDYFSKPSTDDIFEKVYGIMHEVDPKKYPKLR from the coding sequence ATGCAGGCAGAAACAGCTTCTTCTACTTCTATCTCTTTTGAAGAGTATAAAAACCAGGTGCTTGAGGATTATAAAATAGCCCTGTTAAGTAGAGAATGTAGCTTGTTAGGTCGAAGAGAAGTTTTAACCGGTAAATCCAAATTTGGTATTTTTGGTGGGGGTAAGGAGTTACCTCAAATTGCCATGGCACGGGTATTTCAGAATGGTGATTTTAGATCCGGATATTATCGGGATCAAACCTTTATGATGGCTATTGAGCAATACAGCATCCAGGAATTTTTCGCCGGATTATATGCCCATGCTGATATTGAAAAAGAACCTTTTGCCGCTGGTAGGCAAATGGGAGGTCATTTTGCAACTCACAGCCTGAATCCTGACGGAAGCTGGAAAAAGTTGACGGCTCAAAAAAATTCAAGCTCGGATATTTCCTGTACTGCCGGGCAAATGCCCAGACTGTTAGGATTGGCTCAGGCTTCAAAAGTGTACCGGGGTGAAAAAAGTGTTGCTTCCGGTTATGAAGATTTTTCTATACAAGGAAATGAAGTGGCATGGGGAACCATCGGCAATGCAAGTACCAGTGAAGGTTTGTTTTGGGAAACGGTAAATGCAGGTGGCGTACTACAAGTACCTATGGTCATCAGTATATGGGACGATGACTACGGCATATCGGTTCACTCAAAACATCAAACTACTAAAGAAGATATTTCTTTAATCCTCGAAGGGTTTCAAAGAGATGACACACATAAAGGGTATGAAATTATAACGGTAAACGGATGGGATTATCCTGCCCTGGTTACCGCCTATGAAAAAGCAAACCAGGTTGCCAGAAATGAGCATGTTCCGGTTATTGTTCATGTAAAAGAACTAACCCAACCGCAAGGACACTCTACCTCTGGGTCTCATGAACGTTATAAAAGTGAAGAGCGCCTGAACTGGGAACGGGAATATGATTGCAATAAAAAATTTAAGGACTGGATTCTTGATAAAAAAATTGCTACCCATGAAGAGCTATTAGCTTTAGAAAAAGAAGCTAAAAAAAATGTCAGACAAGGAAAGGCTCAGGCCTGGTATGAATATACTTCTAAAATTAAAGAGGAGAGAAATACTGCGGTCACCCACCTTGAAGCTATTTTAGATAAAAGTGAGCATCGTAAATTTATAGTACCTCTGGTACAAACTCTAAAAGCAAAAGAAGAACCCATCCGTTGTGATATTATTGAAACTTCCAGGAAAACATTACGTTATCTTATTCATGAGGATTTCTCAGAAAAATTAGGGATGCAACAGTGGCTACACGCTTATATGAAAGAAGTGGAAGCTAAATACAGTACACATCTATATAATGATTATGAGAGTGCGGCGATACATATTAAAGAAGTAAAACCAGAATATACCGCAGATAGTCCGGAAGTGGACGGCCGTATCATTATAAGGGATAATTTTGACCTGTTGCTAGAGTCTCAATCTAATTTACTGATCTTCGGAGAAGATAGTGGTAAAATCGGAGATGTCAACCAGGGATTAGAAGGGCTTCAGAAAAAATACGGTGATATCCGGGTTGCGGATACAGGAATACGTGAACCTACTATTATTGGACAAGGGGTAGGCATGGCGATGCGAGGTTTGCGACCTATTGCCGAAATACAATACCTGGATTACATCCTATACGCCTTACAAATCTTAAGTGATGACCTTGCTTCTTTGCGTTATCGGACTTTTGCCCGTCAAAAAGCACCAGTAATTGTCAGAACAAGAGGACATCGATTAGAGGGGATATGGCATTCAGGTTCGCAAATGGGCGGACTATTAAGTTTGTTACGAGGTATTTTATTATTGGTTCCTAGAAATATGGTAAAAGCCGCCGGATTTTATAATACCTTATTGGATTCTGATGAACCGGCTATTGTAGTTGAATGTTTAAATGGCTACCGGATTAAAGAGCAAAAACCAGCGAACCTATCTGAAATCAGAACTCCTATTGGAGTAGTGGAGACTGTAAAAGAGGGAAGTGATATCACCCTTGTTTCTTACGGTTCTACGCTAAGATTGGTTGAAGAAACTGCGGTAGAATTACAAAAAGTACATATTGACGTAGAAATTATTGACGTACAATCCCTGATGCCTTTTGACCTGAATCATGATATTTTAGAAAGTGTAAAAAAGACCAATCGTGTTTTATTAATTGATGAAGATGTACCTGGCGGAGCTACCGGATATATGTTGCATAAATTATTGGATGAGCAAAATATTTACTCTTATTTGGATAGTAAACCGCAAACCTTGACCGCTAAAGATCATCGGCCTGCTTTTGGAACAGATGGAGATTACTTTAGCAAACCTTCTACGGACGATATTTTTGAAAAGGTATATGGTATTATGCATGAAGTTGACCCAAAAAAATATCCCAAACTTCGATAG